gtatttaaggaaatcggacatttcatacttgataaccatatatttttttttatatatatgtatatatatttttatatgtgtgtgtgtatatatatatctcaggTAGGTGATAACCCAAAATGCTAAGAGTGGTCCTGTGGCAGGGTTaaggctgatttaaaaaaaaaacaaaaacccgcAAAACCCAAATTTtctatagaatttttattatttgccaggaagccaaaaggtaaaaaaattcaatgaagaTGATTTGATATTTTGGATGCTTAGCAGAGTGCAAGTTAAAGGTTTGTATTCCTCATTAGAAACTTTGTTTCTTGTTTGAACTGATACATGTTCATTTGTTATCCTTGAATTCTAGAATCTTGGGATAGGGAGTATATTCTGAAGTATGCCCTGTGTCTAGAGctattatacacacatacacacatatttatgtcTTTTGAATTTTAAGTGTTCCTAATAAGTCCTTCGTCTTGGATCTTCAGTGTGTTATCACAGtttgaatattttaacatttctttatttccccaatgatccttgtttttctttttttataatgtgtTTCCTTCATAGGGAACAATCTGGTTTCCATGTTTTATTTAAGTAAAGACATTAGAAATTGAGTTTTAAGCAGTTagcttcttattttctctttcttggctCCTTGGTTCTTTTTGCCTAATTAAGCTCTTTTAGTTGTCCAAGATGAAATTGAGATCAGCAATCTTAGATCAAAAAGatagttttcaaatgtttttcttctttggaattATACCTTGTAGATATGAAGAGAACAGATGTATGAGCTCAGTATAATCTCTCCTCACCTCTTCCTGGAACAGCTATTGGGATCTTTGGAAAAAGAGAGCTTGCTACATTACCTAAGGTTGAAAAGAAGATTGCAACAAAACCTTGAACTTCATGCTATTCTGTAAATGGGGTAGCAACAGACATATTGGGAGAATGAACAAAAAGTCCCCATGTTGCACTGTCTTTGTAGTGGGAGAGCCCACTGTCCTGGCCCTCTGTTCCTCCTCTGGAGTCAGTGGTGATGGACATCTTTCTTCCTAGGGGATATTTCATCTTCAAAGTGTGATGTTTACATACTGTGAAGAGAGgagttattttcttctaagatagtttcttttctttttttttttttttggcgtaTTAAATATTGACTAAATGTGTGTGGAAAGTGCTTACAATCTGCatttcagctgggcatggtggcatgcacctttagtcccagctacttaggaggctgaggtgggaggattgcttgagtccaggagttcaagtccagcctgggcaacatagtaagacatggctctaaaaaataaaataagaataaaatctgCATTTCATCTGTAGTATAGTACATCTTTAAATAATACCTTGCTCTGTTTTTTCCAGCGGTGAGCCCCTCCAGACTCCGAATAGGAGATCAAGAGTTTGATTCATTGCCTGCTTTACTGGAATTCTACAAAATACACTATTTGGACACTACAACGTTGATAGAACCAGTTTCCAGATCCAGGCAGGGTAGTGGAGTGATTctcaggcaggaggaggcagagtaTGTGCGAGCCCTCTTTGACTTTAATGGGAATGATGAAGAAGATCTTCCCTTTAAGAAAGGAGACATCCTGAGAATCCGGGATAAGCCTGAAGAGCAGTGGTGGAATGCAGAGGACAGCGAAGGCAAGAGGGGGATGATTCCAGTCCCTTACGTCGAGAAGTATAGACCTGCCTCCGCCTCAGTATCGGCTCTGATTGGAGGTAACCAGGAGGGTTCCCACCCACAGCCACTGGGTGGGCCGGAGCCTGGGCCCTATGCCCAACCCAGCGTCAACACTCCGCTCCCTAACCTCCAGAATGGGCCCATTTATGCCAGGGTTATCCAGAAGCGAGTCCCTAATGCCTACGACAAGACAGCCTTGGCTTTGGAGGTACATAATGTGCAAAATGTAGAAAGAAGAGATCTGCTACAGGGTCTCCCTTTCAGACCTCTTAGAGCTTTGTAGGAATGCTGAATACGAGCACCAGCATTGTGATGTTGTTGTAGATGTCAAACCATTAAGTATTGATTTTGGCATTTAATGttgggttttctcttttttatagaaacCTATTTTGGAATGAGTAAGCTTAAAACTGTATAACTGAATGTTCTGATTGATCTACTAAACATAC
The Eulemur rufifrons isolate Redbay chromosome 9, OSU_ERuf_1, whole genome shotgun sequence DNA segment above includes these coding regions:
- the CRK gene encoding adapter molecule crk isoform X2; translated protein: MAGNFDSEERSSWYWGRLSRQEAVALLQGQRHGVFLVRDSSTSPGDYVLSVSENSRVSHYIINSSGPRPPVPPSPAQPPPAVSPSRLRIGDQEFDSLPALLEFYKIHYLDTTTLIEPVSRSRQGSGVILRQEEAEYVRALFDFNGNDEEDLPFKKGDILRIRDKPEEQWWNAEDSEGKRGMIPVPYVEKYRPASASVSALIGGR
- the CRK gene encoding adapter molecule crk isoform X1; the protein is MAGNFDSEERSSWYWGRLSRQEAVALLQGQRHGVFLVRDSSTSPGDYVLSVSENSRVSHYIINSSGPRPPVPPSPAQPPPAVSPSRLRIGDQEFDSLPALLEFYKIHYLDTTTLIEPVSRSRQGSGVILRQEEAEYVRALFDFNGNDEEDLPFKKGDILRIRDKPEEQWWNAEDSEGKRGMIPVPYVEKYRPASASVSALIGGNQEGSHPQPLGGPEPGPYAQPSVNTPLPNLQNGPIYARVIQKRVPNAYDKTALALEVGELVKVTKINVSGQWEGECNGKRGHFPFTHVRLLDQQNPDEDFS